A single region of the Deefgea piscis genome encodes:
- a CDS encoding methyl-accepting chemotaxis protein has protein sequence MLINQQQNHAQQRIQEAQPPPSVHNELPLLLVDLLPLWHRNLGLARDQSQEAVDKLAAHFSDIIDSLGGTIRLASDDAHGGNVIATIHRSEAQLNNIVKALEQVLKDRASLLVELEGLGQFNTELKQMATSVAEIAGQTNLLALNAAIEAARAGEAGRGFAVVADEVRKLSTLSGETGQHIRNKVESINATIEGALAAAKNLSITEACMIGESKNIIDDVVLSFHQTADQLNQTVQQLNTESQAVAQEIHEVLVHLQYQDRMGQIMGHVQGDMDKLQQLLAKQSPIPAQSQWLNELESSYTTHEQKTIHSGKSQQSATRSAGIDFF, from the coding sequence TTGCTCATTAACCAGCAGCAAAATCACGCGCAACAACGCATTCAAGAGGCGCAGCCGCCCCCATCGGTTCACAATGAATTGCCTTTATTATTGGTGGATTTACTGCCGCTTTGGCATCGCAATTTAGGCTTGGCGCGCGATCAAAGCCAAGAGGCGGTGGATAAATTAGCAGCGCATTTTTCCGATATTATCGATAGTTTGGGGGGCACGATTCGCTTGGCTTCGGATGATGCACATGGCGGTAATGTCATTGCCACCATCCATCGCTCTGAGGCGCAACTGAATAATATTGTCAAAGCACTCGAGCAAGTGCTCAAAGATCGCGCCTCGCTCTTGGTTGAGCTAGAAGGCCTGGGGCAATTTAATACTGAACTCAAACAAATGGCGACTTCAGTGGCTGAAATCGCTGGGCAAACTAATTTATTGGCACTCAATGCAGCGATTGAAGCCGCGCGCGCTGGTGAAGCGGGTCGGGGTTTTGCGGTGGTGGCCGATGAGGTCCGTAAATTGTCAACACTCTCTGGCGAAACCGGTCAGCATATTCGCAACAAAGTCGAATCGATCAATGCCACGATAGAAGGTGCTTTAGCGGCAGCCAAAAACCTATCTATCACTGAAGCCTGCATGATCGGAGAGTCAAAAAATATTATTGATGATGTCGTACTCAGCTTTCATCAAACGGCAGATCAACTCAATCAAACCGTGCAACAACTCAATACTGAAAGCCAAGCGGTCGCGCAAGAAATCCACGAAGTCTTGGTGCACTTACAATACCAAGATCGAATGGGGCAAATCATGGGGCATGTGCAAGGCGATATGGATAAATTACAACAGCTACTGGCCAAACAAAGCCCAATACCTGCGCAAAGTCAGTGGTTGAACGAGCTAGAATCGAGCTACACCACCCATGAGCAAAAAACGATACACTCGGGCAAATCGCAGCAAAGTGCTACACGCAGCGCCGGAATTGATTTCTTTTAA
- a CDS encoding EAL domain-containing protein: MSTTVMVVDDSSVQRRHAVNLCRELELEVIATADDGLNALLQLKAPTLKPDLILLDLEMPGVNGIGLLKELGRSRQQAGILVVSSRETVLLSSVVSLGRSDGLHIVGSVQKPLTADLLRAALSGFSPRTNTALSAVLPGDLIAAMNAGLIGFAYQPRIDLHSRMLQGLRLVPTWDESVFPGQNRDALIEQLYALPQFTALAHSFMTQALNDLASWQRHGLRLVMNIPLPFATFTAYTMAPTFLGDLDALQLPANSVVLEVACWVGRDDAASILNTLLQLRIKEVGIAYVDRGQGFTWLEEQGQLPLSEFHLSTGLIERAQHQDLSQLLLKYSIQLAHDLSLKTYASNVTTAAQLQRLENAACDYVSGALIGELISADEVPNWSKQAALSGKV; the protein is encoded by the coding sequence GTGTCAACAACAGTGATGGTGGTGGATGATTCTTCGGTACAGCGAAGACACGCTGTTAATTTGTGCCGAGAGCTGGAGTTGGAGGTGATTGCCACGGCTGACGATGGCCTGAATGCTTTATTGCAATTAAAAGCGCCGACGCTAAAGCCTGATTTAATCTTGCTCGACTTAGAAATGCCGGGCGTGAATGGCATTGGTTTACTCAAAGAGTTGGGGCGTAGCCGTCAGCAAGCCGGTATTTTAGTGGTGAGCTCAAGAGAAACCGTATTGCTGTCTTCTGTGGTTTCTTTAGGGCGTAGTGATGGTCTGCATATTGTGGGCTCAGTACAAAAGCCATTGACTGCCGATTTATTACGCGCAGCATTAAGTGGATTTTCTCCGCGGACCAACACCGCCTTGAGTGCGGTTTTACCTGGCGATTTAATTGCGGCAATGAATGCCGGTTTAATTGGTTTTGCTTACCAACCACGGATTGATTTACATAGCCGAATGCTACAAGGGCTGCGTTTGGTGCCAACGTGGGATGAGAGCGTTTTTCCTGGGCAAAATCGCGATGCATTGATTGAGCAATTGTATGCCTTGCCGCAATTTACCGCGCTGGCGCATAGTTTTATGACTCAGGCACTCAATGATTTGGCATCGTGGCAGCGGCATGGATTACGCTTGGTAATGAATATTCCTTTGCCTTTTGCGACCTTTACCGCTTATACGATGGCACCGACGTTTTTAGGCGATTTAGATGCATTACAACTGCCAGCAAACTCAGTGGTATTAGAAGTGGCTTGCTGGGTAGGGCGCGACGATGCGGCGAGTATTCTGAATACTTTATTGCAACTTAGGATCAAAGAAGTGGGTATTGCGTATGTCGATCGTGGGCAAGGCTTTACTTGGCTCGAAGAACAGGGCCAGCTGCCATTGAGCGAGTTTCATTTATCCACCGGTTTGATTGAGCGCGCACAGCATCAAGATTTGAGTCAATTATTGCTGAAATACAGTATTCAACTGGCGCATGATTTATCGCTGAAAACCTATGCCAGTAATGTCACGACGGCAGCGCAATTACAACGATTAGAAAATGCCGCTTGTGATTATGTTTCGGGCGCATTGATTGGCGAGTTAATTAGCGCTGATGAAGTACCCAATTGGAGTAAACAGGCGGCGCTCAGTGGCAAAGTTTGA
- a CDS encoding protein-glutamate methylesterase/protein-glutamine glutaminase produces the protein MIKVMVVDDSAVIRQVVSAVLNATVDIRVVDSAPDPVYALEKMKKDWPDVLVLDVEMPRMDGITFLKQLMSEHPTAVVVLSSLTTQGSATAIEALRAGAVQVLAKSSLGVKQALLDDAASLVSAVRAAARAKVSLLKPKPDTPAIVVRPKLSADVVIAPPTQGAMIQTTERIVLLGASTGGTQALEEVLKKLSRTCPPIAIVQHMPPNFTESFAKRLDQLCDIDVREAKHGDRLLPGLALIAPGGKHLMIKRSGAQYLVDVVDGPLVSRHCPSVDVLFRSGAKFAGRNAIGVIMTGMGDDGAKGLKEMQEAGGRTYAQDETSCVVFGMPKEAIKLGAADEVLPLSRISSVIGA, from the coding sequence ATGATTAAGGTCATGGTCGTTGATGATTCGGCAGTAATTCGTCAGGTGGTCAGTGCAGTTTTAAATGCAACTGTAGATATTCGCGTGGTTGATTCCGCGCCTGATCCTGTTTATGCGCTGGAAAAAATGAAAAAAGATTGGCCAGATGTATTGGTGCTGGATGTTGAAATGCCTCGCATGGACGGAATTACTTTTTTGAAGCAACTGATGAGTGAGCATCCAACTGCGGTGGTGGTTTTATCCTCGCTCACCACGCAAGGATCGGCCACTGCGATTGAGGCCTTGCGCGCTGGGGCGGTGCAGGTTTTGGCCAAATCCAGTTTAGGGGTAAAGCAAGCGCTACTGGATGATGCCGCTAGTTTGGTCAGTGCCGTTCGTGCCGCAGCCAGGGCCAAAGTGTCGTTGCTAAAACCCAAACCCGACACGCCGGCGATTGTGGTTCGTCCAAAATTGTCAGCTGATGTGGTGATTGCGCCGCCGACTCAGGGGGCGATGATTCAAACGACGGAGCGTATTGTGTTGCTGGGCGCTTCAACCGGAGGAACGCAGGCTTTGGAGGAGGTGCTAAAAAAATTATCCCGCACCTGCCCACCGATTGCGATTGTTCAGCATATGCCACCTAATTTTACTGAATCATTTGCCAAGCGTTTAGATCAGCTGTGCGATATCGATGTGCGCGAAGCCAAGCATGGTGATCGCTTATTGCCGGGTTTGGCGTTGATCGCGCCTGGCGGCAAGCATTTGATGATTAAGCGCAGTGGCGCTCAGTATCTGGTGGATGTCGTTGATGGTCCATTAGTGAGTCGACATTGCCCTTCGGTGGATGTGTTATTTCGTTCGGGCGCTAAATTTGCCGGCCGCAATGCCATTGGCGTGATTATGACGGGGATGGGGGATGATGGCGCAAAGGGCTTAAAAGAAATGCAAGAGGCAGGCGGGAGAACATACGCCCAAGATGAAACCAGCTGCGTAGTTTTTGGTATGCCTAAAGAAGCGATTAAATTGGGGGCGGCCGATGAGGTGCTGCCATTGTCGAGAATTTCTAGCGTGATCGGCGCTTAA